A genome region from Ottowia testudinis includes the following:
- the dnaA gene encoding chromosomal replication initiator protein DnaA, with protein sequence MHIEVSAVPAADTGAALWPACLDVLAQQLPQQQFNTWIKPLSARVAADQSKLTLYVGNRFKLDWIRAQYGTRIAAILESLHGQPVHVELALAPRVALVKPTFSDGSSVRDPAPMAPPAEAAAPAQPADDDQSSPGAFRNRLNSALTFDTLVEGSANRMARAAALHVAGAPGQLYNPLFIYGGVGLGKTHLMHAVGNKLLVARADAKVLYIHAEQFVSDVVKAYQRKTFDQFKDRYHSLDLLLIDDVQFFANKERTQEEFFNAFEALLAKKSHIVMTSDTYPKGLADIHERLVSRFDSGLTVALEPPELEMRVAILVSKAAAEGAEMPEEVAFFVAKNVRSNVRELEGALRKILAYSRFNQKEISIALAKEALRDLLSIQNRQISVENIQKTVADYYKIKVSDMYSKKRPASIARPRQIAMYLAKELTQKSLPEIGELFGGRDHTTVLHAVRKIAGERQQLTELNQQLHVLEQTLKG encoded by the coding sequence ATGCACATTGAAGTTTCTGCCGTCCCGGCGGCCGATACGGGCGCGGCGTTGTGGCCCGCCTGCCTGGACGTTCTGGCCCAGCAGTTGCCGCAGCAGCAGTTCAACACCTGGATCAAGCCGTTGTCCGCGCGCGTGGCGGCCGACCAATCCAAGCTGACCTTGTACGTCGGCAACCGCTTCAAGCTCGATTGGATTCGCGCCCAATACGGCACCCGAATCGCCGCCATTCTTGAATCGCTGCATGGTCAGCCGGTACATGTCGAGTTAGCGCTTGCACCTCGTGTAGCGCTTGTCAAACCTACGTTTTCAGACGGCTCATCGGTTCGTGATCCGGCACCGATGGCGCCCCCAGCAGAAGCGGCCGCACCTGCTCAGCCGGCCGACGACGACCAGAGTTCGCCGGGTGCTTTCCGCAACCGGCTGAACAGCGCTCTGACCTTCGATACCTTGGTGGAAGGCTCGGCCAACCGCATGGCGCGGGCCGCAGCGCTGCACGTAGCGGGCGCGCCGGGCCAGTTGTACAACCCCCTTTTCATCTACGGCGGCGTCGGCCTGGGCAAGACGCACCTGATGCATGCGGTGGGCAACAAGCTGCTGGTGGCGCGCGCCGATGCCAAAGTTCTCTACATCCATGCGGAACAGTTCGTGTCGGATGTGGTCAAGGCTTATCAACGCAAGACTTTTGACCAGTTCAAGGACCGCTACCACTCGCTCGACCTGCTGCTGATCGATGACGTGCAGTTCTTCGCCAACAAGGAGCGCACGCAAGAAGAATTCTTCAACGCCTTCGAGGCGCTGCTGGCCAAGAAGAGCCACATCGTGATGACCAGCGACACCTACCCGAAAGGCCTGGCCGACATCCACGAGCGGCTGGTGTCGCGCTTCGACTCCGGCTTGACGGTGGCGCTGGAGCCGCCCGAGCTTGAAATGCGCGTCGCCATTTTGGTCAGCAAAGCGGCGGCTGAAGGCGCGGAGATGCCGGAGGAAGTGGCTTTTTTCGTCGCCAAGAACGTGCGCTCCAACGTGCGCGAACTGGAGGGCGCGCTGCGCAAGATCCTGGCTTATTCGCGCTTCAACCAGAAAGAAATTTCCATCGCGCTGGCCAAGGAGGCGCTGCGCGACCTGCTGTCGATTCAGAACCGCCAGATCAGCGTCGAGAACATCCAAAAGACGGTGGCCGACTATTACAAGATCAAGGTGTCGGACATGTACAGCAAGAAGCGCCCGGCCAGCATTGCCCGGCCACGCCAGATCGCCATGTACCTGGCCAAGGAACTGACGCAAAAAAGCCTGCCCGAGATTGGCGAGCTTTTCGGCGGGCGCGATCACACCACTGTGCTGCATGCGGTGCGCAAGATCGCCGGCGAGCGCCAGCAACTGACCGAGCTGAATCAGCAGCTGCACGTGCTGGAGCAGACGCTGAAAGGCTGA
- the dnaN gene encoding DNA polymerase III subunit beta, producing MIVLKTTQDKLLSALQSVAGIVERRHTLPVLANVLLRKSGETVQLTTSDLEIQIRTAAPLGGDGGNFATTVGARKLIDILRTMPADQTVSLESQQSKLILKGGKSKFTLQTLPAEDFPLVQEAPSFGTAFKVPQKTLKNLLDQVAFAMAVHDIRYYLNGILFVAEGRQLSLVATDGHRLAFSSATLDTEVPTKQEVILPRKTVIELQRLLSDASVPEGQEAPMIEMQFAPNQAKFSFGAMEFVTKLVEGKFPDYNRVIPKNHKNSVTLGRAPLLASLQRTAILTSEKFKGVRLNFEPGTLRVASSNAEQEEAVDELDIDYGGDEIEIGFNVTYLIDALANMSQQEMVRIELQDANSSALVTLPDDANFKYVVMPMRI from the coding sequence ATGATTGTTCTGAAGACCACCCAAGACAAGCTGCTGTCGGCGCTTCAGTCTGTCGCGGGCATCGTCGAACGCCGCCACACGCTGCCGGTGCTGGCCAACGTGCTGCTGCGCAAGTCCGGCGAGACGGTGCAGTTGACCACCAGCGATCTCGAAATCCAGATCCGCACCGCGGCGCCACTGGGCGGCGACGGCGGTAATTTCGCCACCACCGTGGGCGCGCGCAAGCTGATCGACATTCTGCGCACCATGCCGGCCGACCAGACGGTGAGCCTTGAATCGCAACAATCCAAGCTGATCCTGAAAGGCGGGAAATCCAAGTTCACGCTGCAGACGCTGCCGGCCGAGGACTTCCCGCTGGTCCAAGAGGCGCCCAGCTTCGGCACCGCCTTCAAGGTGCCGCAAAAGACACTGAAGAACCTGCTTGACCAGGTGGCCTTTGCCATGGCGGTGCACGACATCCGCTATTACCTCAACGGCATTTTGTTCGTGGCCGAAGGCCGTCAGCTCAGCCTGGTGGCCACCGACGGGCACCGGCTGGCGTTTTCCAGCGCCACGCTGGACACCGAGGTGCCCACCAAGCAAGAGGTCATCCTGCCGCGCAAGACCGTGATCGAGCTGCAGCGCCTGCTGTCCGACGCCAGCGTGCCCGAGGGGCAAGAAGCGCCAATGATCGAGATGCAGTTCGCCCCCAATCAGGCCAAGTTCAGCTTTGGAGCCATGGAGTTCGTCACCAAGTTGGTCGAGGGCAAGTTCCCCGACTACAACCGCGTGATCCCCAAGAACCACAAGAACAGCGTCACCCTGGGCCGCGCGCCGCTGCTGGCCAGCCTGCAGCGCACGGCGATTTTGACCAGCGAGAAGTTCAAGGGCGTGCGCCTCAATTTCGAGCCCGGCACGCTGCGCGTGGCGTCGAGCAACGCCGAGCAGGAAGAGGCGGTGGACGAGCTCGACATCGACTACGGCGGCGACGAGATCGAGATCGGCTTCAACGTCACCTACCTGATCGATGCACTGGCCAACATGAGCCAGCAAGAGATGGTCAGGATCGAGCTGCAGGACGCCAACAGCTCCGCCCTGGTCACCCTGCCCGACGACGCCAACTTCAAATACGTGGTGATGCCCATGCGCATTTGA
- the gyrB gene encoding DNA topoisomerase (ATP-hydrolyzing) subunit B: MTDAPKSDSPTPTGANAGYGEGAIQILEGLEAVRKRPGMYIGDTSDGTGLHHLVFEVVDNSIDEALAGYCDDIVVTIHSDNSISVTDNGRGIPTGVKMDDKHEPKRSAAEIALTELHAGGKFNQNSYKVSGGLHGVGVSCVNALSSTLRLTVRREGKKHELEFSRGFVQDRIIEVVGGVEISPMKITGDTDKRGTEVRFLPDTEIFKENADFHYEILSKRLRELSFLNNGVRIRLIDERTGKEDDFSGAGGVKGFVEFINGAKKVLHPNAFYATGTRPAETYGGIPGTEIGVEVAMQWNDAYSEQVLCFTNNIPQRDGGTHLTGLRAAMTRVIGRYIEQNELAKKAKVEVSGDDMREGLCCVLSVKVPEPKFSSQTKDKLVSSEVRAPVEDIVARTLTEYLEERPQDAKIICGKIVEAARAREAARKAREMTRRKGVLDGFGLPGKLADCQEKDPAMSEIYIVEGDSAGGSAKQGRDRKFQAILPLRGKILNVERARYEKLLTSNEIVTLITALGTGIGKTAADSGRSGADDFNIDKLRYHRVIIMTDADVDGAHIRTLLLTFFYRQMPELVERGHIYIAQPPLYKVKAGKEELYLKDGSALDAFLMRVALKEAVVHTGGDAPQAISGDTLAELARKYQLAEGVIARLSAFMDEEALRAIASGVALNLDTVETAEASAIALQQRLADMQANGTAPQVASEFDARTDKPMLRISRRHHGNIKSSVLTQDFVHGADYAALTEAAQTFKELLSDGARVTRGEGERQRAERVASFREAMQWLIAEAERTTTRQRYKGLGEMNPEQLWETTMDPAVRRLLRVQIDDAIEADRVFTTLMGDEVEPRREFIETNALRAVNIDA, from the coding sequence ATGACCGACGCCCCCAAGTCCGATTCTCCCACCCCCACCGGCGCCAACGCCGGCTACGGCGAAGGCGCCATCCAGATCCTGGAAGGCCTGGAAGCGGTGCGCAAGCGCCCCGGCATGTACATCGGCGACACCAGCGACGGCACGGGCCTGCACCACCTGGTGTTCGAGGTGGTCGACAACTCCATCGACGAGGCGCTGGCCGGCTACTGCGACGACATCGTCGTCACCATCCATTCCGACAACTCCATCAGCGTCACCGACAACGGCCGCGGCATTCCCACCGGCGTCAAGATGGACGACAAGCACGAGCCCAAGCGCTCGGCCGCCGAAATCGCGCTGACCGAGCTGCACGCCGGCGGCAAGTTCAACCAGAACAGCTACAAGGTCTCGGGCGGGCTGCACGGCGTGGGTGTGTCTTGCGTCAACGCGCTGTCGAGTACGCTGCGCCTGACGGTGCGGCGCGAGGGCAAGAAGCACGAGCTGGAGTTCAGCCGCGGCTTCGTGCAGGATCGAATCATCGAGGTGGTGGGCGGCGTCGAGATTTCGCCCATGAAGATCACCGGCGACACCGACAAACGCGGCACCGAAGTGCGCTTTTTGCCCGACACCGAGATCTTCAAGGAAAACGCCGACTTCCACTATGAAATCCTGAGCAAACGCCTGCGCGAACTCAGCTTTCTGAACAACGGCGTGCGCATTCGCCTGATCGACGAGCGCACCGGCAAGGAAGACGACTTCTCCGGCGCTGGCGGCGTCAAGGGCTTTGTCGAATTCATCAACGGCGCCAAGAAGGTGCTGCACCCCAACGCCTTCTACGCCACCGGCACGCGCCCGGCCGAGACCTATGGCGGCATCCCCGGCACCGAGATCGGCGTCGAAGTGGCCATGCAGTGGAACGACGCCTACAGCGAGCAGGTGCTCTGCTTCACCAACAACATCCCGCAGCGCGACGGCGGCACCCACCTCACCGGCCTGCGCGCCGCCATGACGCGCGTGATCGGCCGCTACATCGAGCAGAACGAGCTGGCCAAGAAAGCCAAGGTCGAGGTCAGCGGTGACGACATGCGCGAGGGCCTGTGCTGCGTGCTGAGCGTGAAGGTGCCCGAGCCCAAGTTCTCAAGCCAGACCAAGGACAAGCTGGTCAGCAGCGAAGTGCGCGCTCCGGTCGAAGACATCGTGGCCCGCACCTTGACGGAATACCTGGAAGAGCGCCCGCAAGACGCCAAGATCATCTGCGGCAAGATCGTCGAGGCCGCCCGCGCGCGCGAAGCCGCCCGCAAGGCGCGCGAGATGACGCGCCGCAAGGGTGTGCTCGACGGCTTCGGCTTGCCCGGCAAGCTGGCCGACTGCCAGGAAAAAGACCCGGCGATGAGCGAGATCTACATCGTCGAGGGCGACTCCGCCGGCGGCTCCGCCAAGCAGGGGCGCGACCGTAAGTTCCAGGCCATCCTGCCGCTGCGCGGCAAGATTTTGAACGTCGAGCGAGCGCGGTATGAAAAGCTGCTGACCAGCAACGAGATCGTCACGCTCATCACCGCGCTGGGCACCGGCATCGGCAAGACCGCCGCCGACTCGGGCCGCAGCGGCGCCGACGACTTCAACATCGACAAACTGCGCTACCACCGCGTCATCATCATGACCGACGCCGACGTGGACGGCGCCCACATCCGCACCCTGCTGCTCACCTTCTTCTACCGCCAGATGCCCGAGCTGGTCGAGCGCGGCCACATCTACATTGCCCAGCCGCCGCTGTACAAGGTCAAGGCTGGCAAGGAAGAGCTGTACCTGAAGGACGGCAGCGCGCTCGACGCCTTCCTGATGCGCGTGGCGCTGAAGGAGGCCGTGGTGCATACCGGCGGCGACGCGCCGCAGGCCATCAGCGGCGACACGCTGGCCGAGCTGGCGCGCAAATACCAGCTGGCCGAGGGCGTCATCGCCCGCCTGTCGGCCTTCATGGACGAAGAGGCGCTGCGCGCGATTGCCAGCGGCGTGGCGCTGAACCTGGACACGGTGGAGACGGCGGAAGCCAGTGCCATCGCCCTGCAGCAGCGCCTGGCCGACATGCAGGCCAACGGCACCGCACCGCAAGTCGCCAGCGAATTCGATGCCCGCACCGACAAGCCCATGCTGCGCATTAGCCGCCGCCACCACGGCAACATCAAGAGCAGCGTGCTGACGCAGGATTTCGTGCACGGCGCCGACTACGCCGCGCTCACCGAGGCCGCGCAGACCTTCAAAGAGCTGCTGAGCGACGGCGCGCGCGTCACGCGCGGCGAGGGCGAGCGCCAGCGCGCGGAGCGCGTGGCAAGCTTTCGCGAAGCGATGCAGTGGCTCATCGCCGAGGCCGAGCGCACCACCACGCGCCAGCGCTACAAGGGCCTGGGCGAGATGAACCCCGAGCAGCTGTGGGAAACCACCATGGATCCGGCCGTGCGCCGCCTGCTGCGCGTGCAGATCGACGACGCCATCGAGGCCGACCGCGTGTTCACCACGCTGATGGGCGACGAGGTGGAGCCGCGCCGCGAGTTCATCGAGACGAATGCGCTGAGGGCGGTCAACATCGACGCCTGA
- a CDS encoding 2-hydroxymuconate tautomerase, with protein MPFAQIYMLEGRTEEQKRAVIEKVTDALHEAVGAPKETIRVWIHDMPKENWGIAGKSAKDLGR; from the coding sequence ATGCCCTTTGCCCAGATCTACATGCTCGAAGGCCGCACCGAAGAGCAAAAGCGCGCCGTGATCGAAAAAGTGACCGACGCGCTGCACGAAGCCGTGGGCGCGCCCAAGGAAACCATCCGCGTGTGGATTCACGACATGCCCAAAGAGAACTGGGGCATTGCCGGCAAGAGCGCGAAGGATCTGGGGCGATAG
- a CDS encoding Bug family tripartite tricarboxylate transporter substrate binding protein → MTRHQVSRRAVLAVSAALLGSAGRPAWAQDAYPSKPVKLIVPFPPGGPTDVMGRTAAKAMGDKLGQQLVVENKAGAGGNIGTDAVAKAAPDGTTIGLSAISSLAIAPHLYAKLPFNVEKDFAPISLVGTTPCAIVIHPQAPFSDLKGLVAYAKANPGKLSYATSGIGTSNHLAAELLQSVAGIQLTHVPYKGSGQIVTDLLSGVVPMSMESSLATTLQHIKAGKLKAVAVTSARRAKALPDVPTVAESGYAGFEVESWFGLIAPAATSPAIINRLHAAWVDGAKTAEAQTAFDSIAANLRVTTPAEFAAHIKAENQRWGELIRKLGIKVES, encoded by the coding sequence ATGACCAGGCATCAAGTGTCGCGCCGCGCCGTTCTGGCCGTCAGTGCCGCGCTGCTGGGCTCTGCTGGCAGACCGGCGTGGGCGCAGGATGCGTACCCCTCCAAGCCGGTCAAGCTCATCGTGCCGTTTCCGCCCGGCGGCCCCACCGACGTGATGGGCCGCACCGCCGCCAAGGCCATGGGCGACAAGCTGGGGCAGCAGTTGGTGGTCGAAAACAAGGCCGGCGCCGGCGGCAACATCGGCACCGACGCCGTGGCCAAGGCCGCGCCCGATGGCACCACCATTGGCCTGTCGGCCATCAGCAGCCTCGCGATCGCGCCGCACCTGTACGCCAAGCTGCCGTTCAACGTCGAGAAAGACTTCGCGCCCATCTCGCTGGTCGGCACCACGCCGTGTGCCATCGTCATCCACCCGCAGGCGCCGTTCAGCGACTTGAAGGGGCTCGTCGCGTATGCCAAGGCCAACCCCGGAAAGCTCAGTTATGCCACCTCGGGCATCGGCACCAGCAATCACCTGGCGGCCGAGCTGCTGCAATCGGTGGCGGGCATTCAGCTCACGCACGTGCCGTACAAGGGCTCCGGCCAGATCGTGACCGACTTGCTGTCGGGCGTGGTGCCGATGAGCATGGAAAGCTCGCTCGCCACCACCTTGCAGCACATCAAGGCCGGCAAGCTCAAGGCCGTCGCGGTGACATCGGCCCGCCGCGCCAAGGCGCTGCCCGATGTGCCTACGGTGGCCGAGAGCGGCTATGCCGGGTTCGAGGTCGAGAGCTGGTTTGGCCTGATCGCACCGGCCGCCACATCGCCGGCCATCATCAACCGGCTGCACGCGGCCTGGGTTGACGGCGCCAAGACCGCCGAAGCGCAAACCGCCTTCGACAGCATCGCCGCCAACCTGCGCGTGACCACGCCGGCCGAGTTTGCCGCCCACATCAAGGCGGAGAACCAACGCTGGGGCGAACTGATCCGCAAGTTGGGCATCAAGGTTGAGAGTTAA
- the dmpH gene encoding 2-oxo-3-hexenedioate decarboxylase: MTLQASQLDALAEHLHDCQLNARDTLKITDDHPDMSWDDAYAIQDRILAAKLARGARIAGYKAGLTSHAKMKQMGVTDPVFGFLVDDYTVPEGSEIKASELIHPKVEPEIAFVTKTELKGPGCSIANVLAAADVVLPGIEVIDSRYRDFKFDLKSVVADNTSASRFVVGGRAVCARSVDLRTTGIVLEKNGEVVALGAGAAVLGHPAAAVAMLVNHLGRRGKTLPAGSLVLSGGITEAVAVQAGDNVTLRVQGMGSVSVRFV, encoded by the coding sequence ATGACACTGCAAGCCTCTCAACTGGATGCGCTGGCTGAGCATCTGCACGACTGCCAGCTGAACGCCCGCGACACGCTCAAAATCACCGACGACCACCCAGACATGAGCTGGGACGATGCGTACGCGATTCAAGACCGCATCCTGGCCGCCAAATTGGCGCGCGGCGCACGCATCGCCGGCTACAAGGCGGGCCTGACCTCGCACGCCAAGATGAAGCAGATGGGCGTGACCGACCCCGTTTTCGGCTTTCTGGTTGACGACTACACCGTGCCCGAAGGCAGCGAGATCAAGGCCAGTGAGCTGATCCACCCCAAGGTCGAGCCGGAGATCGCCTTCGTCACCAAGACGGAGCTGAAAGGCCCCGGTTGCAGCATTGCCAACGTGCTGGCGGCGGCGGACGTGGTGCTGCCCGGCATCGAAGTCATCGACAGCCGCTACCGCGACTTCAAGTTCGACTTGAAGAGCGTGGTGGCCGACAACACCTCGGCCAGCCGATTTGTCGTGGGTGGCCGCGCCGTGTGCGCGCGCAGCGTGGACTTGCGCACCACCGGCATCGTGCTGGAAAAGAACGGTGAAGTGGTGGCGCTGGGCGCCGGCGCCGCTGTGCTGGGCCACCCCGCCGCTGCGGTCGCCATGCTGGTCAACCACCTGGGCCGGCGCGGCAAAACGCTGCCGGCGGGATCGCTGGTGCTCTCCGGCGGCATCACCGAGGCCGTGGCCGTGCAGGCGGGCGACAACGTCACGCTGCGGGTGCAGGGCATGGGCAGCGTGTCGGTGCGCTTTGTCTGA
- a CDS encoding ABC transporter substrate-binding protein codes for MLPPPAALAFLKAAKDVGYAPRMASFAKAFPFPGTVAQVAQVAPPNMIVTNEVWWSPAWPFRSMLTGATSAQVVKDYEVATGQQWVQTLGFSHAMVDVAAQTVARARAMTRDGLRDSLSRLKAQTVVGPLNFVGRNPIVNVCSTPAVGGQWIKNASGRWVLEVVDNTRSPFIPATAKLTVSS; via the coding sequence GTGCTGCCGCCGCCCGCGGCGCTGGCTTTTCTGAAAGCCGCCAAGGACGTGGGCTACGCGCCGCGCATGGCCTCGTTTGCCAAGGCGTTTCCGTTTCCGGGCACGGTGGCGCAGGTTGCGCAAGTGGCGCCGCCCAACATGATCGTGACCAACGAAGTGTGGTGGTCGCCCGCCTGGCCATTCCGCTCAATGCTGACCGGGGCCACCTCGGCGCAAGTGGTGAAGGACTACGAGGTCGCCACCGGGCAGCAATGGGTGCAGACGCTGGGTTTCTCGCACGCCATGGTCGATGTGGCGGCGCAAACCGTGGCGCGCGCCCGCGCCATGACGCGCGATGGTCTGCGCGATTCGCTCAGCCGGCTCAAGGCGCAGACGGTGGTGGGCCCGCTCAATTTCGTCGGCCGCAACCCGATCGTCAACGTGTGTTCCACGCCCGCCGTCGGCGGCCAGTGGATCAAGAACGCCAGCGGCCGCTGGGTGCTGGAGGTGGTGGACAACACGCGTTCGCCCTTCATCCCCGCCACGGCCAAGTTAACCGTTTCATCCTAG
- the dmpG gene encoding 4-hydroxy-2-oxovalerate aldolase, producing MKDKKITLHDMTLRDGMHPKRHLMTLDQMKTIAQGLDDAGIPLIEVTHGDGLGGSSVNYGFPAHSDEEYLGAVIPLLKKAKVSALLIPGIGTVDHLKMAHELGVRTIRVATHCTEADVSEQHITLARKMDMDTVGFLMMSHMNSADGLVKQAKLMEGYGANCIYVTDSAGHMLPGDVTEKLTAVRAALKPETELGFHGHHNLAMGVANSIAAIEAGANRIDAAAAGLGAGAGNTPMEVLVAVLDRMGVQTGVDVFKIQDVAEDLVVPMMDFPIRIDRDALTLGYAGVYGSFLLFAKRAEKKYGVPARDILVEMGRRGCVGGQEDMIEDTALTLARQRQEVVT from the coding sequence ATGAAAGACAAGAAAATCACCCTGCACGACATGACGTTGCGCGACGGCATGCACCCCAAGCGTCACCTGATGACGCTCGATCAAATGAAAACCATCGCTCAGGGACTGGACGACGCGGGCATCCCGCTGATCGAGGTCACGCACGGCGACGGCTTGGGCGGCAGCAGCGTCAACTACGGCTTTCCCGCGCACAGCGACGAGGAATACCTGGGGGCGGTGATTCCGCTACTGAAGAAAGCCAAGGTCTCGGCGCTGCTGATCCCCGGCATCGGCACCGTCGATCACCTGAAGATGGCGCACGAGCTTGGCGTGCGCACTATTCGCGTCGCCACGCACTGCACCGAGGCCGATGTGAGCGAGCAGCACATCACGCTGGCGCGCAAGATGGACATGGACACGGTGGGCTTTCTGATGATGAGCCACATGAACAGTGCCGACGGCCTGGTCAAGCAGGCCAAGCTGATGGAAGGCTACGGCGCCAACTGCATCTACGTCACCGATTCGGCCGGCCACATGCTGCCCGGCGACGTAACGGAAAAGCTCACGGCGGTGCGCGCGGCGCTCAAGCCCGAGACCGAGCTGGGCTTTCACGGCCACCACAACCTGGCCATGGGCGTGGCCAACAGCATTGCTGCCATCGAAGCCGGCGCCAACCGCATCGACGCGGCGGCGGCCGGCTTGGGCGCGGGCGCGGGCAACACACCGATGGAAGTGCTGGTCGCCGTGCTCGACCGCATGGGCGTGCAGACGGGCGTCGATGTGTTCAAGATCCAGGACGTGGCTGAAGACTTGGTGGTGCCCATGATGGACTTTCCCATCCGCATCGACCGCGACGCGCTCACGCTGGGCTACGCCGGCGTGTACGGCTCATTCCTGCTGTTCGCCAAGCGCGCCGAGAAGAAATACGGCGTGCCGGCGCGCGACATCCTGGTCGAAATGGGCCGCCGCGGTTGTGTGGGCGGTCAGGAGGACATGATCGAGGACACGGCGTTGACGCTCGCGCGCCAGCGGCAAGAGGTGGTGACATGA
- a CDS encoding acetaldehyde dehydrogenase (acetylating) — MSKKIKCALIGPGNIGTDLLAKLQRSPVLEPVWMVGIDPASDGLKRAKEMGIKTTADGVDGLIPHMKTDGVQIVFDATSAYVHAENSRKVNAEGAMMIDLTPAAIGPYCVPPVNLKAHVGKGEMNVNMVTCGGQATIPMVAAIARVQPVEYGEIVATVSSRSAGPGTRKNIDEFTRTTAGAIEKVGGAKKGKAIIIINPAEPPLIMRDTVHCLVEGTPDEAAITKSIHDMLAEVQKYVPGYRIVNGPVFDGNRVSVFLEVEGLGDYLPKYAGNLDIMTAAAARTAEMFAEEIISGTLKLQAA, encoded by the coding sequence ATGAGCAAAAAAATCAAATGCGCCCTGATCGGCCCCGGCAACATCGGCACCGATCTGCTGGCCAAATTGCAGCGCAGCCCGGTGCTGGAACCCGTGTGGATGGTGGGCATTGACCCGGCTTCTGATGGCCTCAAGCGCGCCAAGGAGATGGGCATCAAGACCACCGCCGACGGCGTCGATGGCTTGATTCCACACATGAAGACCGACGGCGTACAGATCGTGTTCGACGCCACCAGCGCCTATGTGCACGCTGAAAATTCGCGCAAGGTGAACGCCGAGGGCGCGATGATGATCGACCTCACGCCCGCCGCCATCGGCCCCTACTGCGTTCCGCCGGTCAACCTGAAGGCGCACGTGGGCAAGGGCGAGATGAACGTCAACATGGTCACCTGCGGCGGCCAGGCGACGATCCCTATGGTGGCGGCCATTGCCCGTGTGCAGCCGGTCGAATACGGCGAAATCGTGGCCACCGTCTCCAGCCGCTCCGCCGGCCCCGGCACGCGCAAGAACATCGACGAATTCACCCGCACCACGGCGGGCGCGATCGAGAAAGTGGGCGGCGCCAAGAAGGGCAAGGCCATCATCATCATCAACCCGGCAGAGCCGCCGTTGATCATGCGCGACACGGTGCATTGCCTCGTTGAAGGCACGCCCGACGAGGCGGCCATTACCAAGAGCATCCACGACATGCTGGCCGAGGTGCAGAAGTACGTGCCGGGCTATCGCATCGTCAACGGCCCCGTGTTCGACGGCAACCGCGTCAGCGTGTTTCTGGAAGTCGAAGGCCTGGGCGACTACCTGCCCAAGTACGCAGGCAACCTGGACATCATGACGGCGGCCGCCGCGCGCACGGCGGAAATGTTTGCCGAAGAAATCATCTCCGGCACCTTGAAGCTGCAAGCCGCGTGA
- the dmpE gene encoding 2-oxopent-4-enoate hydratase yields MNTELIDQLGDELYEALKACKTLAPLTSRHEGITIDDAYAIQQRMMKRRLDAGEKVVGKKIGVTSKAVMNMLGVFQPDFGWLTDAMVYNEGQAIEAKTLIQPKAEGEIAFVLKKTLKGPGVSAADVLAATEGVMACFEIVDSRIADWKIKIQDTVADNASCGVFVLGDRLVDVRDVDLATCGMILEKNGEIVATGAGAAALGHPANAVAWLANTLGAHGIALEAGEVVLSGSLAIMTPVEGGDNLRVTIGGIGGCSVRFV; encoded by the coding sequence ATGAACACTGAACTGATCGACCAACTGGGTGACGAGCTGTACGAGGCGCTGAAAGCCTGCAAGACGCTGGCGCCGCTGACCAGCCGCCACGAGGGCATCACCATTGACGACGCCTACGCCATTCAGCAGCGCATGATGAAGCGCCGGCTGGACGCGGGCGAAAAAGTGGTCGGCAAGAAGATCGGCGTGACCAGCAAAGCCGTGATGAACATGCTGGGTGTGTTCCAGCCCGACTTTGGCTGGCTGACCGATGCCATGGTCTACAACGAAGGCCAGGCGATTGAGGCCAAGACGCTGATCCAGCCCAAGGCCGAGGGCGAGATCGCCTTCGTGCTGAAGAAAACGCTGAAAGGCCCCGGCGTCAGCGCCGCCGACGTGCTGGCCGCTACCGAGGGCGTGATGGCCTGCTTCGAGATCGTCGATTCGCGCATTGCCGACTGGAAGATCAAGATCCAGGACACCGTGGCCGACAACGCCAGCTGCGGCGTGTTCGTGCTGGGCGACCGGCTGGTCGATGTGCGCGACGTGGACCTGGCCACCTGCGGAATGATTCTGGAAAAGAACGGCGAAATCGTCGCCACCGGCGCCGGCGCCGCCGCGCTGGGCCACCCGGCCAACGCCGTGGCGTGGCTGGCCAACACGCTGGGCGCGCATGGCATTGCGCTGGAGGCGGGCGAAGTGGTGCTGTCCGGCTCGTTGGCCATCATGACGCCGGTGGAGGGGGGCGACAACCTGCGGGTGACGATTGGCGGGATTGGCGGGTGTTCGGTGCGGTTCGTGTGA